The following proteins are co-located in the Methanobacterium formicicum DSM 3637 genome:
- a CDS encoding lipocalin-like domain-containing protein, producing MPKDALNDLDELEKQNIALALWMKEFKAKKIPKNIRTKILAKNNSPEAFGERMRHRIQDLLDNPDSFTPCYRKRYEKLLEQCDSLTSIQAYALNHLLGLDSSRGYQNIPDESNLEFPRDFAPQLGYQVGWHFFVGNCRDTRRREYGILVSFYRYSLLPPAMAHSFGLTDWENQIFEMQLAVAKAGEEHLQARPFAIAGTTGLLNFSNNPFNYQAGNNRIISMAEDKLFPLRVQAWGVNQGGDEDVEMEVDLGFSSNKDFLLQGNKGCLPCCCDIGTLYYSATNLRLEPGSLLKLDGEELTLTQGQFWFDHQWGNALEPLGNSRCKVVRAASMLTEPSRSRGWDWFMAQFSDEREMTMYAPHTDENLEYYQQIGEEPPGKMTVPVKGQFIDDEHNVVDMKGTLNVDKWVKSVKSSDPVNYFVTNTWYPDRWHFQFLDMVPEDIREFTMTPIVEGGQTGYNASGAQYSEGGVHIRNLEGRFLGKGFAESVYYADALKNMFHLAGLKDTPKMRKLMEPPEPSSLLKLKSLLYMAWPPHQRKLKKKLEKCLEQGLPADFIG from the coding sequence ATGCCAAAAGATGCACTCAATGATTTAGATGAGTTAGAAAAACAAAACATAGCCCTGGCTCTGTGGATGAAAGAATTCAAGGCCAAAAAAATCCCTAAAAATATAAGGACCAAAATTTTGGCCAAAAATAACAGTCCTGAGGCATTTGGGGAGAGGATGCGGCATCGCATTCAGGATCTTTTGGATAATCCAGACTCATTCACCCCCTGCTACAGGAAACGCTACGAAAAACTACTGGAACAGTGTGATTCATTGACATCCATCCAGGCCTATGCATTGAATCACCTGCTGGGTTTGGATAGTAGCAGAGGGTATCAGAATATTCCTGATGAATCTAACCTTGAGTTTCCCAGGGATTTCGCCCCTCAACTGGGATACCAGGTGGGATGGCACTTCTTTGTGGGCAACTGCCGCGACACCCGTAGACGGGAATACGGGATACTGGTATCATTCTACCGTTATTCATTATTACCTCCTGCAATGGCACATAGCTTTGGATTGACAGATTGGGAAAATCAGATATTTGAGATGCAACTTGCTGTGGCCAAGGCAGGTGAAGAACACCTTCAGGCACGTCCATTTGCTATTGCTGGGACCACCGGGTTGTTGAATTTCTCCAACAATCCCTTCAATTATCAGGCAGGAAATAACAGGATAATATCTATGGCCGAAGATAAACTTTTCCCACTTCGCGTTCAGGCATGGGGGGTGAACCAGGGTGGTGATGAGGATGTGGAGATGGAAGTGGACCTTGGGTTCTCATCCAACAAGGATTTCCTCCTGCAGGGGAACAAAGGGTGCCTGCCCTGCTGCTGTGACATTGGAACTCTCTACTACTCTGCCACTAACCTTCGCCTCGAACCCGGCAGTCTGCTGAAACTGGATGGGGAGGAGTTAACTCTCACCCAGGGCCAGTTCTGGTTTGACCACCAGTGGGGCAATGCTCTGGAACCTCTGGGGAACAGCCGATGCAAGGTAGTTCGGGCAGCAAGTATGCTCACCGAACCATCCCGTTCCAGGGGATGGGACTGGTTCATGGCCCAGTTTTCTGATGAAAGAGAGATGACTATGTACGCACCCCACACCGATGAAAATTTAGAGTACTACCAGCAAATTGGAGAAGAACCACCTGGTAAAATGACCGTACCGGTTAAAGGACAGTTCATTGATGATGAACACAATGTAGTGGATATGAAGGGAACTTTGAATGTTGATAAATGGGTTAAGAGTGTTAAATCGTCTGACCCTGTAAACTACTTTGTAACCAACACCTGGTACCCGGACCGGTGGCATTTCCAGTTTCTGGATATGGTACCGGAGGATATAAGGGAATTCACCATGACACCAATAGTGGAAGGTGGGCAGACTGGTTACAATGCCAGTGGAGCCCAGTATTCTGAGGGTGGAGTTCATATTAGGAACCTTGAGGGTCGTTTTCTGGGTAAAGGGTTTGCTGAATCAGTGTACTATGCTGATGCATTAAAAAACATGTTCCACCTGGCAGGATTGAAGGATACGCCCAAAATGCGTAAACTCATGGAACCTCCAGAACCATCCTCTCTTTTAAAGCTGAAAAGCTTGTTATACATGGCGTGGCCACCACACCAGAGGAAACTTAAGAAAAAACTGGAGAAATGTCTGGAACAGGGCCTGCCAGCAGATTTCATTGGATGA
- a CDS encoding GAF domain-containing protein, with amino-acid sequence MVSEEDLNASRTKILDMLPDSNLKEISDVVFGEITGLLKSKSCYVAFVDPENKDSVGISFSHLTEECQMYEDMGEARFKVRKDGSYGGLLGYSLDTGKSLYVHDVTRHPAAHGLPPGHEPVNQFLSVPVKFDGDILGQIVVGNPDEDYNDQHLHIALEIAEVYGLVLKKILY; translated from the coding sequence ATGGTTAGTGAGGAGGATTTGAATGCTTCCAGAACAAAAATTCTGGATATGTTACCTGATTCCAATCTCAAAGAAATTTCAGACGTGGTTTTCGGAGAAATTACTGGGCTTCTTAAAAGTAAAAGCTGTTATGTAGCCTTTGTAGACCCTGAAAACAAAGACAGTGTAGGGATTTCTTTTTCTCACCTGACTGAAGAGTGTCAGATGTATGAGGATATGGGTGAGGCCCGTTTCAAGGTACGAAAAGACGGAAGTTACGGTGGACTTCTGGGTTACTCCCTGGACACTGGTAAATCATTGTATGTTCATGATGTGACCAGGCATCCTGCTGCCCATGGTCTACCCCCAGGTCATGAACCAGTAAATCAATTTTTATCGGTCCCTGTGAAATTTGATGGAGATATTCTGGGCCAGATTGTGGTTGGAAACCCAGATGAAGATTACAATGACCAGCATCTACATATAGCCCTTGAAATAGCAGAAGTATATGGTTTAGTCCTTAAAAAGATACTATATTAA
- a CDS encoding peptidylprolyl isomerase, which translates to MKKAIIETDKGNIELTLFEKEAPNTVANFEKLANSGFYNGLTFHRVIPDFVIQGGCPKGNGTGGPGYTIKCEINEHKHGTGALSMAHAGKDTGGSQFFITHSPQPHLDGVHTVFGKVVKGMEVVNAIKPGDVMNKVTVSDE; encoded by the coding sequence ATGAAAAAAGCAATTATTGAAACTGATAAAGGAAACATTGAACTAACCCTTTTTGAAAAGGAAGCCCCTAACACCGTGGCTAACTTTGAAAAACTGGCCAACAGTGGATTCTATAATGGATTAACCTTCCACCGTGTTATCCCTGACTTTGTAATCCAGGGTGGATGTCCAAAGGGTAATGGAACTGGTGGACCAGGTTACACTATAAAATGTGAGATAAACGAGCATAAACACGGAACTGGTGCCCTTTCAATGGCTCACGCTGGTAAAGATACTGGTGGCAGTCAGTTTTTCATCACCCACTCTCCACAACCACACCTGGATGGTGTTCACACAGTCTTTGGTAAAGTAGTTAAGGGAATGGAAGTTGTTAACGCCATTAAACCCGGCGATGTGATGAATAAGGTAACAGTTTCCGATGAATAA
- a CDS encoding acetylornithine transaminase, translating into MNTEEIMAQDKEYVMQTYGRQPIALKEGKGAVVWDVEGRAYIDCVAGIAVNNVGHAHPRVAEAISKQAHKLIHTSNLYYTEEQVRLAELLVEVSPHQKAFFCNSGAEANEGAIKLARKYTGKGEIIAMENSFHGRTITTITATGQHKYKKGFGPLTPGFKHVPYGNVEAVSEAISDETAAVLVEPVQGEGGIIIPPEGYLDELKKVCHENDVLLIFDEVQTGFGRTGEMFASQTFKVAPDITALAKAIAGGFPMGAVMASAEVGNAFEPGDHAATFGGGPLACAAALASVQTIREEGLLVKSRENGEYFKNQLKELFLEHGLVEDVRGVGMMLGMEMDVPCGHMVDEMRQQGVLVNCTAEKVLRFVPPLVINQEQINDVTDCLDEVLRRLSD; encoded by the coding sequence ATGAATACAGAGGAGATAATGGCTCAGGACAAGGAATATGTTATGCAAACCTATGGTCGACAGCCAATAGCCCTCAAAGAGGGTAAGGGTGCTGTGGTATGGGATGTGGAAGGACGTGCCTATATTGACTGTGTGGCAGGGATTGCAGTAAACAACGTGGGACATGCTCACCCCAGAGTAGCTGAAGCCATCAGTAAGCAGGCTCATAAATTAATCCATACATCCAATCTTTACTATACCGAAGAGCAGGTACGCCTGGCAGAACTTCTGGTTGAGGTTTCACCCCACCAGAAGGCATTCTTCTGTAACAGTGGAGCAGAGGCCAATGAGGGAGCCATTAAACTGGCCCGCAAGTACACTGGTAAGGGTGAAATCATAGCCATGGAAAACAGCTTCCATGGGCGAACCATAACCACCATCACTGCCACTGGCCAGCATAAATATAAGAAGGGCTTCGGACCACTTACCCCTGGTTTTAAACACGTTCCTTATGGTAATGTGGAAGCAGTGAGTGAAGCTATCAGTGATGAAACTGCTGCTGTGCTGGTGGAACCAGTTCAGGGTGAAGGTGGGATAATAATACCGCCAGAAGGATACTTGGATGAGTTGAAGAAAGTATGTCATGAAAATGATGTTTTACTCATATTTGATGAGGTGCAAACTGGTTTTGGACGTACCGGTGAGATGTTTGCCTCACAGACATTCAAGGTCGCCCCAGACATCACCGCCCTGGCAAAAGCCATAGCTGGAGGATTCCCCATGGGAGCAGTGATGGCCAGTGCAGAGGTGGGAAATGCATTCGAACCCGGTGACCACGCAGCCACATTTGGTGGAGGGCCACTGGCCTGTGCCGCAGCATTAGCATCGGTGCAGACCATTCGAGAAGAAGGACTCCTGGTAAAGTCTCGTGAAAATGGTGAGTACTTCAAGAATCAGTTGAAAGAATTATTCCTGGAGCACGGACTGGTGGAAGATGTGCGTGGTGTGGGAATGATGCTGGGAATGGAAATGGACGTCCCCTGTGGCCATATGGTTGATGAAATGCGGCAGCAGGGAGTTTTGGTGAATTGTACTGCGGAAAAAGTGCTGAGGTTCGTTCCCCCACTGGTAATCAACCAGGAACAGATCAACGACGTGACTGATTGTCTGGATGAAGTTTTACGAAGATTATCCGACTGA
- the lysA gene encoding diaminopimelate decarboxylase, giving the protein MKLHFKTNEKGNLDIGGADALELAQEYGTPLYVTDEMRVRDNYQRVYQAFSNEYADFKIFYAAKANTSLAMMKILEQEGSCIDAVSPGEIYTALLAGFEPERILYTGNNVTTEELQFALDAGVRMNLDSVSMLERLAELPGAKGTKISFRVNPMVGAGHHDHCITGGELSKFGIMEHEAVEVYQKAKELGFQPVGIHTHIGSGILDPEPFKLAVQVLMDVAGRVHKEAGVTFEFIDFGGGLGIPYTPEEGLLDIEKFAAEIVGLYKDKLKEHGMNNPTMCIEPGRYIVGDASYLLTTVNTVKQSYRKFIGVNAGFNTLLRPTMYGSYHHILVADKPEAEATENIDVAGNVCESGDLFARDRPLPEIKEGDILAIMNAGAYAFSMASQYNSRPLPAEVMVCDGEVDIIRERETFADLFSKQNIPMRLLK; this is encoded by the coding sequence ATGAAATTACACTTCAAGACTAATGAAAAAGGCAACCTTGACATTGGTGGTGCCGATGCCCTGGAACTTGCCCAGGAATACGGAACACCACTTTACGTTACTGATGAAATGAGAGTGCGTGACAATTACCAGAGAGTATACCAGGCATTCAGTAATGAATACGCAGACTTTAAAATATTCTACGCAGCCAAAGCCAACACCAGTCTGGCTATGATGAAGATCTTGGAACAGGAAGGAAGCTGTATTGACGCTGTTTCACCTGGAGAAATCTACACTGCATTACTGGCAGGTTTTGAACCAGAAAGGATCCTGTATACTGGTAACAATGTAACCACCGAGGAACTGCAATTCGCCCTAGATGCAGGTGTACGCATGAATTTGGACAGTGTTTCCATGTTGGAACGCCTGGCAGAGCTTCCTGGAGCAAAGGGTACTAAAATATCATTCCGTGTAAACCCCATGGTGGGTGCCGGTCACCACGACCACTGCATAACCGGTGGAGAGCTATCAAAGTTCGGAATAATGGAACACGAAGCAGTAGAGGTTTACCAAAAAGCAAAGGAACTCGGTTTCCAGCCAGTGGGTATCCACACCCACATTGGTTCAGGTATCCTGGATCCAGAACCATTTAAACTGGCAGTACAGGTACTGATGGATGTAGCTGGTCGAGTGCACAAGGAAGCTGGTGTTACCTTCGAGTTCATAGATTTCGGTGGTGGGCTTGGAATACCTTACACCCCTGAGGAGGGATTACTGGATATTGAAAAATTCGCTGCTGAAATTGTAGGACTCTACAAGGACAAACTCAAAGAGCACGGCATGAACAATCCAACCATGTGTATAGAACCCGGCCGTTACATTGTGGGAGATGCATCATACCTATTAACCACTGTTAATACTGTTAAACAGAGTTACCGAAAATTTATAGGGGTTAACGCTGGATTCAATACATTACTGCGGCCTACCATGTACGGTTCCTACCACCACATCCTGGTGGCTGATAAACCTGAAGCAGAAGCTACCGAGAATATTGATGTAGCAGGAAATGTATGTGAATCTGGAGACCTTTTCGCCAGGGACAGGCCACTTCCAGAAATCAAAGAAGGTGATATTCTGGCTATAATGAACGCAGGGGCATACGCTTTCAGTATGGCCAGCCAGTACAATTCCAGACCATTACCAGCCGAAGTCATGGTGTGTGATGGTGAAGTAGATATTATTAGGGAAAGGGAAACCTTTGCTGATCTTTTCAGCAAACAGAATATTCCCATGAGGCTTTTAAAATGA
- the dapF gene encoding diaminopimelate epimerase, translated as MSERIILLFHKMHGLGNDYVVIDESTEELIPEDKKSEIAAELCTRGFSVGADGVIFVSPSVEADIRFRIFNSDGSEAQMCGNGIRCFGKYVYENDVVKQKKMTVETLGGTKELTLYVENGTVKSIRVDMGTATFKTSEVPMDSEEEEFIDQELMVDGEPMNLTAISVGNPHAIIFNDNLKEVALDHLGPLIENHEAFPERTNVHFVGVVSPQEVEMLTWERGAGFTMACGTGATSTVIAGYKLGLLQKDVLVHLPGGDLQITVYEKDGNLGAFMEGDAVSVFEGIMELDL; from the coding sequence ATGAGTGAACGAATTATTTTATTATTTCATAAAATGCATGGACTGGGAAATGATTACGTGGTAATTGATGAATCCACAGAAGAACTTATCCCAGAAGATAAAAAATCAGAAATTGCAGCCGAACTTTGTACCAGAGGATTCTCAGTAGGAGCAGATGGAGTTATATTTGTTTCTCCATCTGTAGAAGCAGATATCCGCTTCCGCATATTCAACAGTGACGGTAGTGAAGCCCAGATGTGCGGTAATGGAATCCGATGCTTTGGTAAGTACGTTTATGAGAATGATGTCGTCAAGCAGAAGAAGATGACTGTGGAAACACTGGGCGGAACCAAAGAACTTACATTGTACGTTGAAAATGGCACTGTAAAATCTATCCGTGTTGACATGGGCACTGCAACCTTCAAAACCAGTGAAGTACCCATGGACAGTGAAGAAGAGGAATTCATTGATCAGGAGTTGATGGTTGATGGTGAACCCATGAACCTTACCGCCATCAGTGTGGGCAACCCACATGCTATTATCTTCAATGATAACCTGAAAGAAGTGGCCCTGGACCATCTGGGCCCTCTCATTGAAAACCATGAGGCATTCCCAGAGCGGACCAATGTGCATTTCGTGGGTGTGGTCAGTCCCCAGGAAGTGGAGATGCTAACCTGGGAACGTGGTGCTGGTTTCACCATGGCCTGTGGCACTGGAGCAACCAGTACAGTTATTGCCGGATACAAGTTGGGACTACTCCAGAAAGACGTTCTGGTACACTTACCTGGAGGGGATCTACAGATAACCGTGTACGAGAAAGATGGAAATTTAGGTGCGTTCATGGAAGGAGATGCAGTTAGTGTCTTTGAAGGGATAATGGAACTGGATTTATAA
- a CDS encoding DUF488 domain-containing protein has protein sequence MIRIKRAYQSPAQKDGYRIMVDRVWPRGVSKQRLKMDVWLKDIAPSHDLRRWLSQNSQKWDEFKTKYREELHDKVEFLNQILDLEKEKETVTLVYTSGNTEHNSAVVLKEVLDELKA, from the coding sequence ATGATTCGAATAAAAAGAGCCTACCAGTCACCTGCACAGAAGGATGGTTACCGGATTATGGTTGATCGGGTATGGCCACGTGGAGTATCTAAACAAAGATTAAAAATGGATGTATGGCTGAAAGACATAGCACCTAGCCATGACCTGCGCAGATGGCTGTCGCAGAATTCTCAGAAATGGGATGAATTCAAGACTAAATACAGAGAAGAGTTGCATGATAAAGTTGAATTTTTGAATCAAATACTGGACCTGGAGAAGGAGAAAGAAACTGTTACCTTGGTTTATACTTCTGGTAATACCGAGCATAATAGTGCAGTGGTTTTGAAAGAAGTTCTGGATGAGTTAAAGGCATAA
- the cobJ gene encoding precorrin-3B C(17)-methyltransferase → MIKIVGIGPRREDMTLRALKALEESEVVIGYGGYTRQIKDLLEGKQIISKGMGQEVDRAELAIDYSKKGFKVAVISSGDPGVYGMANVIHQVMGKYSGVEVEVIPGVTAVNYSAALLGAPLHDFAVISLSDILTPLSEIKRKVTAAVEADFIIAFYNPRSKRRTEPLNEALKIIRKVRKPQTPVGIVKTGGNGSEVRIVPLDKLDEESVDMNTTLLVGNTFTYVDDGKMVTPRGYILPYSTHPLADEFYQKYLSGECNEGSNTACEYYPCHSHPQNCTFCYCPFYPCGDSSTGGHWIKEKKVWSCDECTWIHQDDTVECIQGKLPKLLEKVEDLQDKKKELLKLRRECVYSTK, encoded by the coding sequence ATGATTAAAATTGTTGGCATAGGTCCCCGCAGGGAAGACATGACTTTAAGGGCTTTAAAGGCATTGGAAGAGTCAGAGGTTGTAATTGGATATGGGGGATACACCCGCCAGATTAAGGATCTCCTGGAAGGTAAGCAGATCATATCCAAAGGAATGGGTCAGGAAGTGGACCGTGCAGAATTAGCCATTGATTATTCTAAAAAAGGGTTTAAGGTGGCGGTTATAAGCAGCGGAGATCCTGGTGTTTATGGAATGGCCAATGTAATTCATCAGGTCATGGGAAAGTACTCTGGGGTGGAAGTGGAAGTAATCCCGGGAGTCACTGCGGTTAACTATTCTGCTGCCCTACTAGGTGCACCTTTACATGATTTTGCAGTTATAAGTCTCAGTGACATACTCACACCACTATCTGAGATTAAAAGAAAGGTAACTGCTGCTGTGGAGGCAGATTTCATCATTGCCTTTTACAACCCACGGAGTAAACGAAGGACCGAACCTTTGAATGAAGCTTTAAAAATAATTCGCAAGGTTAGAAAACCCCAAACTCCGGTGGGGATAGTTAAAACTGGTGGTAATGGTTCTGAAGTTCGAATTGTTCCCCTTGACAAGCTGGATGAAGAATCAGTGGATATGAACACCACCCTCTTGGTGGGTAACACCTTCACCTATGTGGATGATGGTAAAATGGTGACTCCCCGTGGATACATTCTACCCTATTCAACTCATCCTCTGGCAGATGAATTCTACCAGAAATATCTATCTGGAGAATGTAATGAAGGGTCAAACACAGCATGTGAATATTATCCCTGTCACAGCCATCCTCAAAATTGCACATTCTGTTACTGTCCCTTTTATCCTTGCGGAGACTCATCTACCGGGGGTCACTGGATAAAAGAGAAGAAAGTGTGGAGTTGTGATGAGTGCACTTGGATACACCAGGATGATACTGTTGAGTGCATACAGGGTAAGTTACCTAAACTCCTGGAAAAAGTGGAAGACCTTCAAGATAAGAAAAAGGAACTTCTTAAATTAAGGAGAGAATGTGTATATTCAACAAAATAA
- a CDS encoding DNA-directed DNA polymerase II small subunit: MTDDIILKFADAEILLDESAYNKIKDYNDSSHLVDSMIKHLTISPQEMMVLTGAWVDEYLGQSNENLLGSSSVNNNKMPQMKLVPQDFDFQILKDASRKSYTNGEIKDLSSYFKSRYHKLRELLTYKRELKDSYPIKEATSLDDVVKIVGMVSDIRYTKNNHKLIEIEDETGSATVLIHNENHEVFQQAEKVVKDEVIGIIGSRKGTLIMASELISPGVPRIDEKPMDFATVFLSDIHIGSSTFLNDEFERFIHWINGDFGDEEQREIANNVKYVVVAGDIVDGIGVYPHQDKELTIKDIHQQYEEAARLFGDISHVKVIIAPGNHDASRLAEPQPAIPEDYAKGLYDLKNLEFVSNPALVSLDGIKVLIYHGRSFDDMAMTVKGMSHQQSDLIMKELLEKRHLAPIYGERTPLASEIEDHLVIEEIPDVFHTGHVHINSYRRYKGVHLINSGTFQSQTEFQKIYNIIPTPAQVPVINNGSFKMLDFS; the protein is encoded by the coding sequence ATGACTGATGACATTATATTAAAATTCGCAGATGCGGAAATACTTCTCGATGAATCCGCTTACAATAAAATAAAAGATTATAATGATTCTTCTCATTTGGTGGATTCCATGATCAAGCACCTGACCATTTCACCCCAGGAAATGATGGTTCTCACTGGTGCATGGGTTGATGAATACTTGGGCCAATCAAATGAAAATTTACTGGGTTCAAGCTCTGTGAATAATAATAAAATGCCCCAGATGAAACTGGTTCCACAGGATTTTGATTTTCAAATCCTTAAAGATGCAAGTCGCAAGTCTTACACCAATGGGGAGATTAAAGACCTTTCAAGTTACTTCAAAAGCAGATACCACAAACTCAGGGAACTGTTAACTTACAAGAGAGAACTTAAAGACAGTTACCCTATTAAAGAAGCCACAAGCCTCGATGATGTGGTGAAAATCGTGGGCATGGTTAGCGATATACGTTACACCAAAAATAACCATAAACTCATTGAAATAGAGGATGAAACTGGAAGTGCTACTGTTTTAATCCACAATGAAAACCATGAAGTCTTCCAGCAGGCAGAAAAAGTAGTCAAAGATGAAGTAATTGGTATTATAGGTAGCAGAAAGGGTACCCTGATTATGGCCAGTGAGCTGATAAGTCCAGGTGTACCGCGCATTGATGAAAAACCCATGGACTTTGCCACTGTTTTTTTGAGTGACATTCACATTGGAAGTTCCACTTTCCTCAATGACGAGTTCGAGCGATTCATTCACTGGATCAACGGAGATTTCGGGGATGAAGAACAACGGGAAATTGCCAACAACGTGAAATATGTGGTGGTGGCCGGTGATATCGTGGATGGAATTGGAGTTTACCCCCACCAGGATAAAGAACTCACCATAAAAGACATTCACCAACAGTATGAAGAAGCAGCAAGATTATTCGGCGATATAAGTCACGTGAAAGTTATTATAGCCCCTGGAAACCACGATGCAAGTCGACTGGCAGAGCCACAACCAGCCATTCCTGAAGATTATGCTAAAGGCCTTTACGATCTCAAGAACCTGGAATTTGTGAGTAATCCTGCTCTGGTAAGCCTTGACGGGATTAAAGTGCTAATTTACCATGGTCGTAGCTTTGATGATATGGCCATGACAGTGAAGGGAATGAGTCACCAGCAATCGGATCTCATTATGAAAGAACTCCTGGAAAAACGACATTTAGCCCCAATTTATGGTGAACGAACACCTCTTGCATCTGAAATTGAGGATCATCTGGTTATTGAAGAAATTCCCGATGTTTTCCATACTGGGCACGTGCATATAAACAGTTACAGGAGATACAAAGGAGTTCACCTCATTAATAGTGGAACATTCCAGTCCCAGACCGAGTTCCAGAAGATCTACAACATCATACCCACCCCGGCCCAGGTGCCTGTGATCAATAACGGTAGTTTTAAAATGCTTGATTTCAGTTAA
- a CDS encoding class II aldolase/adducin family protein: MKQSPLTTEICEIAHYLYSKGLAPGKSGNISAKFHDIVAITPSGVSLGHVSEDEIVMVNMDGKILTGKNPSSELMLHLEVYKNKDVNGIVHTHSSYATGFAMSGKKIERLEGFGERNNPFLKMVDYAQPGTVKLAQLVGEGLKKEDVVILENHGVVATGENLSEAALLAEFVEETAKTQFVARVLSNMEF; the protein is encoded by the coding sequence ATGAAGCAAAGCCCATTAACCACGGAGATATGTGAAATTGCCCATTATCTTTACAGTAAAGGATTAGCACCAGGGAAATCTGGGAATATAAGTGCCAAATTCCATGATATTGTAGCTATAACTCCCAGCGGCGTTTCATTAGGACATGTTTCCGAAGATGAGATAGTCATGGTGAATATGGATGGAAAAATATTGACTGGTAAAAATCCATCATCAGAACTTATGCTTCACCTGGAAGTTTATAAAAATAAAGATGTTAATGGAATCGTTCACACCCATTCATCATACGCAACTGGTTTTGCAATGTCCGGAAAGAAAATTGAAAGATTAGAAGGTTTTGGTGAACGAAACAACCCTTTTTTAAAAATGGTCGATTATGCTCAGCCAGGAACTGTGAAACTAGCCCAACTGGTTGGTGAAGGTCTTAAAAAAGAGGATGTGGTAATTCTGGAAAATCATGGAGTGGTGGCTACAGGAGAAAACCTTTCTGAAGCTGCTCTTCTAGCAGAATTCGTGGAAGAAACCGCGAAAACTCAGTTTGTAGCTCGAGTTTTGAGTAATATGGAATTTTAA
- a CDS encoding UPF0147 family protein has product MGTEAFERCNQILKHIMGDTSVPRNIRRAAEESKNLLSKDDDEPTVRASTVISILDEISNDPNIPIHARTLIWNVLSELESVRE; this is encoded by the coding sequence ATGGGTACAGAAGCATTTGAACGTTGTAATCAGATTTTAAAACATATTATGGGGGACACAAGTGTTCCACGGAATATCAGGAGGGCCGCTGAGGAATCTAAGAATTTATTATCTAAAGATGATGATGAACCTACAGTCAGAGCCAGTACTGTCATATCCATTTTAGATGAGATAAGCAACGATCCAAACATCCCAATACATGCAAGAACCCTTATTTGGAATGTTCTAAGTGAACTAGAATCCGTTCGCGAATAA